The nucleotide window AGATTCTCAGATGTGCCAATATCAAGGTATGTACCATCATCAAATACTTCTGCTTCTACACGTAGTCCGGCATGAATAGCGGCTTGAATAACATCACCGATGGGGATTTCCGGCTGTGATGGAATAGTTGACATCAGTTGAGGTACTTGATCCCCAATCCACTCTTGTTGACGCGCTTGAATAAAATTGTGTAAAAAGTGCGTGAATCTTGGTTGCCAAACAGCGATCGCCCACATGTACCGCAGGGTTGTATGGGGCGATTTTTCAATAATTTGAGAGACGCGCTTGCTAGCATCCCAATCAACAACACCGACTTTCTCAGGTTGATCGGTAGGAAACACCCCCAGCACCACGTCGGCATCACTATGGTTCAAATGATTCAGCAGTGCCTGATAGGCATGGTCTGGATGAAATAAAATATCGGGAAAGCCAGTGGCTACGATCGCATCTTGAATAAATGGATAGGCTTGATTGAGGCTAAACGGTACACCAAAGGGCACATGAACGGTGAGATAGGCCAGGTGCATCTGCAGTTGGGCCCCATCCCCCAAATAGGCAGGAATATCCCACTTGCCAGGACGCAGAATCAGGATAGCTTCTGTAATTCCCGCTAGCCGCATTTTTTCCAACAGGTACTGACAGACCACCTTGGGGCGCAGTCCGGGGCGATCGCCGATGGTTTGAAAGCCAATGGGGAATAGTTCCTTGCTCATCGGTAAAGGTGATATGCGGGTGCCTTGTCCCGCTGCGGGCACTAAACCAATCACGCGTTTTGCCATGCGTCCCCCAATTGACCCCGATATAGACACTGCAGTTGCTGTACATCCTCTTGACATTCGAACTGCTGGGGCGCAGCGATCGCCCATAGTTCGC belongs to Candidatus Obscuribacterales bacterium and includes:
- a CDS encoding sugar phosphate nucleotidyltransferase: MAKRVIGLVPAAGQGTRISPLPMSKELFPIGFQTIGDRPGLRPKVVCQYLLEKMRLAGITEAILILRPGKWDIPAYLGDGAQLQMHLAYLTVHVPFGVPFSLNQAYPFIQDAIVATGFPDILFHPDHAYQALLNHLNHSDADVVLGVFPTDQPEKVGVVDWDASKRVSQIIEKSPHTTLRYMWAIAVWQPRFTHFLHNFIQARQQEWIGDQVPQLMSTIPSQPEIPIGDVIQAAIHAGLRVEAEVFDDGTYLDIGTSENL